The genome window GTTAGGGGGAATGGGAATTCATTGAGCACCATTTTGCCAATGACATTGTTGCTGGACGAGATGACGTACCAGAAGAGGCACATCAATACTACGACCGCAACATGGCGCGATCCTGTGCGCTTGCCACCCAacattttctgttgttgttgtggttgttgttgctgttatttgttgttttactcAGAATGTGTAGCGCCCCAGTTTGTTGCCCTGTGCGCCTGCCAGTCAGCTGGTCGTACTTTTTTCACTTGCTTTATTGCATCTCGttgtgtttaaatattaaatagatgTTGCACGTCGACAATGTCGCCCGTTTGCAGTgggttgccaactttttagagtaAAAATCATAAGTTGCCACCCAGTAAAAATTTTCGATCTGGTTCGATttctaaactaaaaaaaaaacaggtaCATTTTAGAAGCTAAAAGTTCTTACATTTTTGCAGaatatttgttttagaattaattttgttgaattttttgataaaattttttaatttttattgagttttttgcatttttaaatttttaattttcgtccgttctgacaaaaatttgaatatgcactttttttttaaactttgacAGCCCTGGAACCCTAGCGGCAGTGCctccaacttgttttaatagtcGTAACGCAAAAAACGGCTGGCGGGCTTTCAATTTCTtacttttaacattttctttaaaaacagTAGAAACAAACCAAGATTAatccaacaaaaaaagaagaaaaattttaaaattaacatattttattttatttcaatgctTAAAGCTTAGGTAggataagaaaaatataatgttttggttaataaattcatttttggcACGTTTGCAATTGTTTGCAGATAAGTTTGAGATATGCTTTTAAACTTATTTCgtcaattataaattttttgcaagttacttaatttaataatatgtttttttctttgttagTTGCTTAACTTCTTCGCGCTTGATTTTTAGAGCATTATGAAGAGCATTAAATATAGCATCGGCCCAGTATACAGAGCTGGGCTTTGTTGCGCAGAGTTCCTTCAATGCATACATAACATTGGCATGTTGTTGCGACAAGTCGGATTCGGAGAATTGAGAGTCCAACCAGAAGATGCCTTGCTGAGATGTCGGCTTTGTTTGGACAGCAACATCCTTTGTACAGTTGACTAaacgtccgtctgtttgagtCGACAGACTTCTAAATAGTCCTGTGGAGATGCATTCATCCTCTGTCTTGATGGCCGCCTTCTCCGCCTCTTGCTGCAGTCTTATTTTGTGTAAGGACATCTGTGAATTCTCCTTCAGTTCCATCAAACGTGTTACATCAATGCCGGTGATGCGCAACAATTTAGCTGTTACAGCTGGCATGGCCTCCAATCCCCATTTGGATAGATCTATGTTTGATTTTGTAGTTGAGTTAAACTTATAAGTGACATTGAAGTTGTTGCTCAACGGTGACGGGTTCTCATAGATGGCACTGCTCATCAATAATTCCGAGCTGGGCAACTTTCGAACAGTGTCAACCACAAGGAACTCAGACTCCGGTGCATTTGATGACTTGAGACGAATTGAATGAAGTACAGCTTTCACGCGTTCAACAGCCAACTTGCGCTTTTCCATGATAGTCAATGTTGGTGGAGGAGAAGCTCCTGCGCCAGTTGCACTTggcattaatttgtttaaattgataatCTTAATGCTTTTCTCACAATCTTGAACTGGCAAATAGTCGAGGACACCGGCTTCTGCTTTCACTGTGATCCTTGAAGCAGAAATGCTGGAAATTTCATTACTGCGCCTTTGCTTATGGCTACGTTCTGTACTCTGACTACGAGAAGGACTTCCGCTTTGACTGCGTTCCCGCTTCCGTTTTTTCTCCTTCttgtgtttctttttctttgatttctcATGTTGTTTACGTTCCAATTTTTCCTTTAGTTGGTTATGCGCTTCCATAAGTGTTCGCAACTCTTCATCAATTTCATTTGTCGACGGTTCTTGCTTCACTGTGTCGACATTTCCGAGGTCCGCTTCCGAAAGTGAATCAAGGAAATCCAAGTGTAAATCCTCTAGttcctctttttttaatttcacttcAAGCTCatcatttaaatgattttctgGCGCGTCCGACATCATGTTATCATTTGGGTGAGATTCAAAATGGTTATGCTCATGGTGAGTGATCGAAATTCCAGAATGTGATGATGGATCATCGAATCTTGGGCTTCTTTTGATCCTGTTAAGACTAATTGAAGGGGGTGAGGGTGGTTCTGGAGCAGCATCAAGCTTCGGCGGCAACGACTCTGTAAATATTGCAggtttaaatcaaaaatataagtttatcTTCCCTGCAAGAGCATAAAGATTCTTTAACGCACCTAAGATATTGTCAACATTTAACTGAGATTCAAGATTATCCTCCTTATCGTCAGAAGCGTTTGAAGTCGTTTGTGGTGTTGATGGATCATCAAATCTTGGGCTTCTCTTGATCCTGTTAAGATTAATTGATGGAGGTGAGGGTGGTTCTGGAGCTGCATCAAGCTCCGGCGGCAACGACTCTGTTAAAAATTCATGTTTagatcaaaaattaaagtttatccTCGGAACTCtgaagatttgataccctgcaggggtaaaataattattctcTGACGCACCTAAGATATT of Drosophila innubila isolate TH190305 chromosome X, UK_Dinn_1.0, whole genome shotgun sequence contains these proteins:
- the LOC117791782 gene encoding protein panoramix isoform X2, producing MENQINAKNGSGQDVKREPEPSSIKDNENTPLRDEKMSSPDPKIVNLSDSEWDSDDKNPASAPDPFSSRSANFMRIKESPTFDDQQATPPRFSNTADEEDNLDNMLDSLMPELDAVPERPITPSFNLKRMERSPRFDDPSTPQRTSNAADNEEDNLQSLSNVDNMLESLPPELDAAPEPPSPPSINLNSIKRSPRFDDPSTQQTSNALDDKEKIHESQSNVDNILESLPPELDAAPEPPSPPSINLNRIKRSPRFDDPSTPQTTSNASDDKEDNLESQLNVDNILESLPPKLDAAPEPPSPPSISLNRIKRSPRFDDPSSHSGISITHHEHNHFESHPNDNMMSDAPENHLNDELEVKLKKEELEDLHLDFLDSLSEADLGNVDTVKQEPSTNEIDEELRTLMEAHNQLKEKLERKQHEKSKKKKHKKEKKRKRERSQSGSPSRSQSTERSHKQRRSNEISSISASRITVKAEAGVLDYLPVQDCEKSIKIINLNKLMPSATGAGASPPPTLTIMEKRKLAVERVKAVLHSIRLKSSNAPESEFLVVDTVRKLPSSELLMSSAIYENPSPLSNNFNVTYKFNSTTKSNIDLSKWGLEAMPAVTAKLLRITGIDVTRLMELKENSQMSLHKIRLQQEAEKAAIKTEDECISTGLFRSLSTQTDGRLVNCTKDVAVQTKPTSQQGIFWLDSQFSESDLSQQHANVMYALKELCATKPSSVYWADAIFNALHNALKIKREEVKQLTKKKTYY
- the LOC117791782 gene encoding serine/arginine repetitive matrix protein 1 isoform X3, translating into MENQINAKNGSGQDVKREPEPSSIKDNENTPLRDEKMSSPDPKIVNLSDSEWDSDDKNPASAPDPFSSRSANFMRIKESPTFDDQQATPPRFSNTADEEDNLDNMLDSLMPELDAVPERPITPSFNLKRMERSPRFDDPSTPQRTSNAADNEEDNLQSLSNVDNMLELLTESLPPELDAAPEPPSPPSINLNSIKRSPRFDDPSTQQTSNALDDKEKIHESQSNVDNILESLPPELDAAPEPPSPPSINLNRIKRSPRFKEDNLESQLNVDNILESLPPKLDAAPEPPSPPSISLNRIKRSPRFDDPSSHSGISITHHEHNHFESHPNDNMMSDAPENHLNDELEVKLKKEELEDLHLDFLDSLSEADLGNVDTVKQEPSTNEIDEELRTLMEAHNQLKEKLERKQHEKSKKKKHKKEKKRKRERSQSGSPSRSQSTERSHKQRRSNEISSISASRITVKAEAGVLDYLPVQDCEKSIKIINLNKLMPSATGAGASPPPTLTIMEKRKLAVERVKAVLHSIRLKSSNAPESEFLVVDTVRKLPSSELLMSSAIYENPSPLSNNFNVTYKFNSTTKSNIDLSKWGLEAMPAVTAKLLRITGIDVTRLMELKENSQMSLHKIRLQQEAEKAAIKTEDECISTGLFRSLSTQTDGRLVNCTKDVAVQTKPTSQQGIFWLDSQFSESDLSQQHANVMYALKELCATKPSSVYWADAIFNALHNALKIKREEVKQLTKKKTYY
- the LOC117791782 gene encoding protein panoramix isoform X1, coding for MENQINAKNGSGQDVKREPEPSSIKDNENTPLRDEKMSSPDPKIVNLSDSEWDSDDKNPASAPDPFSSRSANFMRIKESPTFDDQQATPPRFSNTADEEDNLDNMLDSLMPELDAVPERPITPSFNLKRMERSPRFDDPSTPQRTSNAADNEEDNLQSLSNVDNMLELLTESLPPELDAAPEPPSPPSINLNSIKRSPRFDDPSTQQTSNALDDKEKIHESQSNVDNILESLPPELDAAPEPPSPPSINLNRIKRSPRFDDPSTPQTTSNASDDKEDNLESQLNVDNILESLPPKLDAAPEPPSPPSISLNRIKRSPRFDDPSSHSGISITHHEHNHFESHPNDNMMSDAPENHLNDELEVKLKKEELEDLHLDFLDSLSEADLGNVDTVKQEPSTNEIDEELRTLMEAHNQLKEKLERKQHEKSKKKKHKKEKKRKRERSQSGSPSRSQSTERSHKQRRSNEISSISASRITVKAEAGVLDYLPVQDCEKSIKIINLNKLMPSATGAGASPPPTLTIMEKRKLAVERVKAVLHSIRLKSSNAPESEFLVVDTVRKLPSSELLMSSAIYENPSPLSNNFNVTYKFNSTTKSNIDLSKWGLEAMPAVTAKLLRITGIDVTRLMELKENSQMSLHKIRLQQEAEKAAIKTEDECISTGLFRSLSTQTDGRLVNCTKDVAVQTKPTSQQGIFWLDSQFSESDLSQQHANVMYALKELCATKPSSVYWADAIFNALHNALKIKREEVKQLTKKKTYY
- the LOC117791782 gene encoding protein panoramix isoform X5, which produces MENQINAKNGSGQDVKREPEPSSIKDNENTPLRDEKMSSPDPKIVNLSDSEWDSDDKNPASAPDPFSSRSANFMRIKESPTFDDQQATPPRFSNTADEEDNLDNMLDSLMPELDAVPERPITPSFNLKRMERSPRFDDPSTPQRTSNAADNEEDNLQSLSNVDNMLESLPPKLDAAPEPPSPPSISLNRIKRSPRFDDPSSHSGISITHHEHNHFESHPNDNMMSDAPENHLNDELEVKLKKEELEDLHLDFLDSLSEADLGNVDTVKQEPSTNEIDEELRTLMEAHNQLKEKLERKQHEKSKKKKHKKEKKRKRERSQSGSPSRSQSTERSHKQRRSNEISSISASRITVKAEAGVLDYLPVQDCEKSIKIINLNKLMPSATGAGASPPPTLTIMEKRKLAVERVKAVLHSIRLKSSNAPESEFLVVDTVRKLPSSELLMSSAIYENPSPLSNNFNVTYKFNSTTKSNIDLSKWGLEAMPAVTAKLLRITGIDVTRLMELKENSQMSLHKIRLQQEAEKAAIKTEDECISTGLFRSLSTQTDGRLVNCTKDVAVQTKPTSQQGIFWLDSQFSESDLSQQHANVMYALKELCATKPSSVYWADAIFNALHNALKIKREEVKQLTKKKTYY
- the LOC117791782 gene encoding protein panoramix isoform X4 — encoded protein: MENQINAKNGSGQDVKREPEPSSIKDNENTPLRDEKMSSPDPKIVNLSDSEWDSDDKNPASAPDPFSSRSANFMRIKESPTFDDQQATPPRFSNTADEEDNLDNMLDSLMPELDAVPERPITPSFNLKRMERSPRFDDPSTPQRTSNAADNEEDNLQSLSNVDNMLESLPPELDAAPEPPSPPSINLNRIKRSPRFDDPSTPQTTSNASDDKEDNLESQLNVDNILESLPPKLDAAPEPPSPPSISLNRIKRSPRFDDPSSHSGISITHHEHNHFESHPNDNMMSDAPENHLNDELEVKLKKEELEDLHLDFLDSLSEADLGNVDTVKQEPSTNEIDEELRTLMEAHNQLKEKLERKQHEKSKKKKHKKEKKRKRERSQSGSPSRSQSTERSHKQRRSNEISSISASRITVKAEAGVLDYLPVQDCEKSIKIINLNKLMPSATGAGASPPPTLTIMEKRKLAVERVKAVLHSIRLKSSNAPESEFLVVDTVRKLPSSELLMSSAIYENPSPLSNNFNVTYKFNSTTKSNIDLSKWGLEAMPAVTAKLLRITGIDVTRLMELKENSQMSLHKIRLQQEAEKAAIKTEDECISTGLFRSLSTQTDGRLVNCTKDVAVQTKPTSQQGIFWLDSQFSESDLSQQHANVMYALKELCATKPSSVYWADAIFNALHNALKIKREEVKQLTKKKTYY